Genomic DNA from Dehalococcoidia bacterium:
ATGGGCTCGGGGTTGACACCGTAGAAGGGGGCCACAGCGCGGATATGGGGGCTCTCGCAAGCCAGCTCCAGGGCCAGCCCACCCCCCATGCAGAAGCCGATGGCCCCAATGCCCCGGCCCTGAATATAAGGCTGAGAGGCCAAGAAGGCGGCGGCGGCCACCAGCTCCCTTACCGCCTTCCTCATGTCCAGGGAGGTCATGAGGCGCTCCGCCTCCCCAGGGTCGGCGGTCACCCGGCCGTGGTAGAGGTCCGGGGCCAGGGCGGCGAACCCCTCAGAAGCGAAACGGCGACATACATCTTTGATGTGCTCATCCAGGCCCCACCACTCCTGCACGACGATGACGCCCGGCAGGGGGCCAGGGCCCTCCGGACGCGCCAGAAAGCCCGTGGCTCTCTCCCCATCGACAGGGAAGCTGACCATCTCCGTCACCACCTGAGTCATAGGCTCCACCTCCTTTCACAGGGTTCCTTTGGTAGTGGGTATCTCGCCTCCTAAGCGGGGTTCGGGACGGGTGGCCTGACGCAGCGCCAGGGCCAGGGCCTTGAAGATGGCCTCGGCACGATGATGGTCGTTCTCGCCCGAGAGGAGGCGCGCGTGTAAGTTGAGACGTCCGCCCTGGGCCAGGGCCTGCAGGAGGTGACCTATGAGCTCCGTGGGCAAGGAGCCCAACATATCCCTCCTGAAGGCGGCCTCCACGTGAGCCCAAGGCCTCCCTCCCAGGTCCACCGCCACCAGGGCTAGGGCATCGTCCATGGGGACCAACGCATGTCCGAAGCGGACGATACCCCGCCTCTCCCCCAGAGCCTCATCGAGAGCGTGGCCCAAGGCCAGCCCCACGTCTTCCACCAGGTGATGCGCCTCCCGCTCTAGGTCGCCGCTCGCCTCCACGACCAAATCAAATAGCGCGTGGCGGGCCAGCTGCTCCAGCAGATGGTCCAGCATGCCGATGCCCGTGCGCACCTGATAACGCCCCTGCCCGTCCAGGTCCACCTCCACCGCCACCTGCGTCTCTGAGGTCTGGCGCTGGTAGCGACCGCGCCTCTCCATTCCACCACTCCTTAACTCAGGCGCTGAACAGCAGCCAGCAGCCTTTCGGTGTCCATGGGGCGGCCGGCGGAGATGCGCAGGTGGTGACGCAACGAAGGATGCGCGTAGCAGCGTACCAGCACCCCCGTACGTCGCAACTCCTGCCACACCTCCCGCGCATCCCTCCCCATCACCCGACAGAGGAGGAAGTTGGCCTGGGAAGGGTACACTTCTAGCCAGGGGATGGAGGAGAGGCCTTGGGCCATCCTCTCCCTCTCGGCCACGATGGCCCTTATGCGCTCCTGTAGCACCCCCAAGTCCTCCAAGGAAGCAAGGGCGGCTACCTGGGCGGCTACATTGACGTTATATGGCATCTTGGCCTTCAGCACAAGGGCGGCCATCTCCTTGGCCATGATGCCGTAGCCGATGCGCAGCCCGGCCAGGCCGGCCCATTTGCTAAAGGTACGCAGCACCACCAGGTTCTCCCTCTCCACGGCCAAGGGGTAGAAGGTGTGGCGGCGGCCTGGCCACTCCTGCTCGGCGAACTCCACATAGGCCTCGTCCACCACTACCAGGGCGCCGGTGGCCAGCAAGGCCTCCAGCTCTTCCCTCTGCACCAGGTTGCCCGTGGGGTTGTTAGGGGAGGCCAAGAAGCATACCGCCTCCGCCCCACGAAGAGCGCGGGCCATGGCTTCCACATCTAGGGAGAAGTCAGGGCGACGGGCCACCTCCACCACCTCCCCGCCATACAGACGGGCCAAGAACCCGTACATGCCAAAGGTAGGCTGGGCCACCACCACCCGCCGCCCCGGCCCCACCCACAGCCGGCAGATGACGTCTAAGAGGTCATCGGACCCCGCGCCACAGACGATGTGCCCTTCGTCCACCCCCAGGCCATGGGCCAAGGCCCGCCTCAGCTCCCGCTGCCAAGGGTCGGGGTAAAGGTGGGCCGTGGACAGGCCAATTAGGGCTGCCATGGCCTTAGGGGATGGGCCGTACGGGTTCTCGTTGCCGTCCAGTTTGGCCAGCATGTCTGGGGCAATGCCCAGCTCCCTGGCCACCACCTCTGGAGGGTCGATGGGCTCGTATCCCTCCATCTCGGCGATGTAAGGGCGGGCCAAGGGGAAGGAGGCCATCTCAAGCCTTCCTCACCCTGCGGGCCTCCACGGCCGCGGCATGGCCCGTGAGGCCCTCGGCCCTGGCGATGGCCGCAGCCAGGGGGGCCAGCTCCCCCGCCTCCTCCCGCGTTATGTCGACATATGTGATGACCTTCAGAAAGTCCCAGACCCCCAAGGGAGAGGAGAAGCGAGCGCTGCCCCCGGTGGGCAGGACGTGGCTGGGCCCTACCACATAGTCGCCCAGGGACTCAGCAGCCGCCGGCCCGAGGAAAACACATCCCACGTTCCGCACCAGGGGTAGGAGGGCTCGTGGCTCCCGCACATGCAGGCAGAGGTGCTCCGGGGCCAGGGCGTTGGCCAACTCCATAGCCTCCCGCAGATCCGACAGCGCCACCATGGCCCCCCTGGCAGCCAGGGCCCGCTGGGCCACCTCCCGGCGGGCCAGACGCGGCAGGCCCCATTCCAGATGCTTTTGCACCGCATCCAGCAGCCCCTCCTGGGTGACTATGAGGACCACCGTGGCCAGCTCGTCGTGCTCGGCGCCGGCCAGCATGTCGACGGCCAACAGGGCGGGGTCAGCCCCATCATCGGCCACTATCACCGTCTCCGAGGGCCCGAAGATGCCATCGATGCCCACTTGGCCGAAGAGGAGCCGCTTGGCAGTGGCCACGAAGATGTTGCCAGGGCCACAGATCTTGTCCACCGGTGGTACGGTGGCGGTGCCATAGGCCAGGGCGGCGATGCCCTGCACGCCACCGGCGCGGAAGACGCGGGACACCCCAGCTAGGCGGGCCGCCACCAGCTTCTCGGGCGCCACTCGCCCGTCGGGGCGGGCGGGGGTGGCCATCACCACCTCCCCCACCCCGGCCACGCGGGCGGGGATGGCCGTCATGAGCACAGTAGACGGATAGGAGACGACGCTGCCCGGCACATAGATGCCCACCCTCTCCAACGGCCGCACCACCTGGCCTGCTCCATCGCCTTGGAAAGCCCGCTGGGCGTTCTCCAACTGGCGACGGTGGAAGGCCTCCACCCGACGCGCCGCCTCCTGCAAGGCCTCCCGCAGAGGGATGGGCACTTCCTCCCACGCCCGGAGGATCTCCTCCTCCGTCACTACCAGAGGGGCATCGAGGGGTAGGCCGTCCAACAGGTGGTTATAGCGGGCCACGGCCTCGTCGCCTTGGGCCCGCACATCGGCCAGGATATATGCCACCACCTCCTGCACCGATAGGTCTGCCCCGAAGACCTCCCGCACTTTCTCCCGCACGTGGGGAGGCAGCTCCTCCTCGGGCGGAGGACGGCCCAGGAGCCAACGACGCGCTTCCTCCAGTCCTTTGAGCACTAGCACAGGTAAGCCCTCACTGCCTCCATCCCTTTCTCCACCGATGTCTCCAGGAAGAAGCGTATGCGTTCAGGGGTGAGATAGCGCACCGCCTCCTCCACCAGTTGGGGCAGGGTCTTGACGAACTGGGCGAAGGCCTCGGGTGTCTCGATGCCCGCCTCCTCCAGATAGCGACTGGCGATGAAGCGAAAACGTTCCCATTCCGGCGGCCTGCTGGCTACCCGCAGGGTGATCTCCCGCCAGCGGGACATGGTCTCGGCGTCCACAAAACCCAGGTCGATGCCCATGTCTGCCCGGGCCAGCTCTGATACGATATGGGCTACCAGCTCTGGGTCCCGCCTCCCCTCCCGGTCCATAGAGAACTGGACGGCCCGGTCTAGGATGTTGGCCCAGCAGTCGCCGCCTAGGGGCGAGCGCTCGCCGAAAAAGGGCCTGTATATCTGAGTTATCCATATCTCGTCCATGACCAAGTGAGTTATATAGCCAGCTACAAAGGCTGCCATATGAGGCGGGATGGCGTGGGCGT
This window encodes:
- a CDS encoding dienelactone hydrolase family protein, translated to MTQVVTEMVSFPVDGERATGFLARPEGPGPLPGVIVVQEWWGLDEHIKDVCRRFASEGFAALAPDLYHGRVTADPGEAERLMTSLDMRKAVRELVAAAAFLASQPYIQGRGIGAIGFCMGGGLALELACESPHIRAVAPFYGVNPEPIDRVQNIRGPVLAIYAENDPWVEPARRAEELRAALERYGKQFEIHVYPGTQHAFFNDTRPDVYNPRAAQDAWTRVLRLFKEAL
- the hisB gene encoding imidazoleglycerol-phosphate dehydratase HisB encodes the protein MERRGRYQRQTSETQVAVEVDLDGQGRYQVRTGIGMLDHLLEQLARHALFDLVVEASGDLEREAHHLVEDVGLALGHALDEALGERRGIVRFGHALVPMDDALALVAVDLGGRPWAHVEAAFRRDMLGSLPTELIGHLLQALAQGGRLNLHARLLSGENDHHRAEAIFKALALALRQATRPEPRLGGEIPTTKGTL
- the hisC gene encoding histidinol-phosphate transaminase, with protein sequence MASFPLARPYIAEMEGYEPIDPPEVVARELGIAPDMLAKLDGNENPYGPSPKAMAALIGLSTAHLYPDPWQRELRRALAHGLGVDEGHIVCGAGSDDLLDVICRLWVGPGRRVVVAQPTFGMYGFLARLYGGEVVEVARRPDFSLDVEAMARALRGAEAVCFLASPNNPTGNLVQREELEALLATGALVVVDEAYVEFAEQEWPGRRHTFYPLAVERENLVVLRTFSKWAGLAGLRIGYGIMAKEMAALVLKAKMPYNVNVAAQVAALASLEDLGVLQERIRAIVAERERMAQGLSSIPWLEVYPSQANFLLCRVMGRDAREVWQELRRTGVLVRCYAHPSLRHHLRISAGRPMDTERLLAAVQRLS
- the hisD gene encoding histidinol dehydrogenase — its product is MLVLKGLEEARRWLLGRPPPEEELPPHVREKVREVFGADLSVQEVVAYILADVRAQGDEAVARYNHLLDGLPLDAPLVVTEEEILRAWEEVPIPLREALQEAARRVEAFHRRQLENAQRAFQGDGAGQVVRPLERVGIYVPGSVVSYPSTVLMTAIPARVAGVGEVVMATPARPDGRVAPEKLVAARLAGVSRVFRAGGVQGIAALAYGTATVPPVDKICGPGNIFVATAKRLLFGQVGIDGIFGPSETVIVADDGADPALLAVDMLAGAEHDELATVVLIVTQEGLLDAVQKHLEWGLPRLARREVAQRALAARGAMVALSDLREAMELANALAPEHLCLHVREPRALLPLVRNVGCVFLGPAAAESLGDYVVGPSHVLPTGGSARFSSPLGVWDFLKVITYVDITREEAGELAPLAAAIARAEGLTGHAAAVEARRVRKA
- a CDS encoding zinc dependent phospholipase C family protein; translated protein: MPPLGLHTVVAKEIGDRLRHPILDGHRGALYLGSTTPDIRVLTRWDRKVTHFFDLTNFGHQDGVAEFLRAQPHLADAHAIPPHMAAFVAGYITHLVMDEIWITQIYRPFFGERSPLGGDCWANILDRAVQFSMDREGRRDPELVAHIVSELARADMGIDLGFVDAETMSRWREITLRVASRPPEWERFRFIASRYLEEAGIETPEAFAQFVKTLPQLVEEAVRYLTPERIRFFLETSVEKGMEAVRAYLC